In Humulus lupulus chromosome 7, drHumLupu1.1, whole genome shotgun sequence, the following are encoded in one genomic region:
- the LOC133792117 gene encoding uncharacterized protein LOC133792117, translating into MEMYYQNYYDPQMNRYDPYSNNYNSQWEEYSNTFYGGNQYVEPNYYSQSEYNEFTPQYSDPSIGDLINALNASNLQLQQMLEQAYGPFPQQPHTGMSQDHEPSILDMLKTLVASTIQTQVILQSTKASRNNLESTMGQIATSLNNIEVESNGELPTELENNPIENDDITFDLIPTQEVNNSTLETSSPLEIETFTPVGPSSQNMLHKPIVKSYVHIPNFPSRLTKFKNEEENKVILKINISLLTTIKQVPPYAKLPKELSTNKRKLKGDKKISVGENVSAILQRKLLPKCQDLWMFINSYIVGKTKFDHCMIDLGASINDISYSIFASLKPGLLKETSILIRLADRTNVYSLRVVEDVLVHVQLRRPFRLITSTKLDVNVWVLTIEFDDEVIQFDIWNSIDKYKMKKVLLNDPP; encoded by the exons ATGGAAATGTACTATCAAAACTATTATGATCCTCAAATGAATAGATATGACCCTTATTCTAACAATTACAATTCACAATGGGAAGAATATTCTAATACTTTCTATGGTGGAAATCAATATGTTGAGCCAAATTACTACTCTCAATCAGAATATAATGAGTTCACGCCGCAATATTCAGATCCATCAATTGGAGATCTCATCAATGCACTAAATGCCAGCAATCTCCAACTTCAACAGATGTTAGAGCAGGCTTATGGGCCTTTTCCTCAACAACCTCATACAGGAATGTCACAAGATCACGAACCATCAATTTTAGATATGCTAAAAACTTTAGTGGCTTCAACTATACAAACCCAAGTTATTCTTCAGAGTACAAAAGCGTCCCGCAATAATTTGGAGAGTACTATGGGACAAATTGCTACATCATTGAATAATATTGAGGTTGAGAGTAATGGAGAATTACCCACAGAATTAGAGAATAATCCAATAGAGAATGATG ACATAACATTTGATCTAATTCCAACTCAAGAAGTCAACAATTCAACCCTAGAAACATCTTCTCCACTGGAGATTGAAACTTTCACGCCAGTTGGTCCATCATCACAGAAtatgctacacaaaccaattgtCAAATCGTATGTCCATATTCCTAATTTTCCGAGTAGATTGACAAAATTTAAGAATGAGGAGGAAAATAAGGTGAtccttaaaatcaatatttcgCTCCTTACAACCATTAAACAAGTACCACCATATGCTAAGCTTCCTAAGGAGTTGTCCACAAATAAAAGGAAGCTGAAGGgtgataaaaagataagtgtgggggagaatgtttctGCTATTCTCCAAAGGAAGTTGCTACCCAAGTGTCAAGACCTTTGGATGTTTATAAATTCATACATTGTCGGTAAAACCAAGTTTGATCATTGTATGATAGATTTAGGAGCATCTATTAATGATATATCTTATTCTATTTTTGCTTCTTTAAAGCCAGGGTTATTAAAAGAAACTAGTATTCTTATTCGATTGGCTGATCGCACTAATGTTTATTCCCTAAgggtagttgaagatgttttGGTGCATGTTCAATTGAGGAGGCCATTCCGACTTATTACAAGTACAAAGCTGGATGTCAATGTATGGGTACTTACAATAGAATTTGATGATGAAGTTATACAATTTGATATATGGAACTCTATTGATAAGTACAAGATGAAGAAGGTTTTGTTAAATGACCCACCATAA